A stretch of Chitinivibrionia bacterium DNA encodes these proteins:
- the purM gene encoding phosphoribosylformylglycinamidine cyclo-ligase: MSKNSISYADAGVNLAAWDETKGRIGKLVKTTYNDRVVGKFGQFGGMFNVSFFKDMKNPILVSSVDGVGTKLKIAVETNTHNTIGYDIVNHCIDDILVMGARPLMFLDYIGTGILSPDTTEKIVEGLAAACRESGIALIGGETAEMPGMYQKGDYDIAGTIIGVVDEEKVIDGSKIKSGDVVIGLRSSGLHTNGYSLARKIVEERAGKKYSDIFEAENKTFGEVLLAPHVAYTPLFSAIDKGYIKGIAHLTGGGFQNNIDRILPSDCNAKIDIKSWMPQPIFKFLTEQGNMERDEAYRTFNMGIGMTVVVSQEDEARLLNEQEIQQFNPVKIGEIVGGNGIVELVGDM; encoded by the coding sequence ATGTCGAAAAATTCAATTTCTTACGCCGACGCGGGCGTTAACTTGGCTGCTTGGGACGAAACCAAAGGGCGCATAGGCAAGCTTGTAAAAACAACTTACAACGACAGAGTGGTCGGCAAATTCGGGCAATTCGGCGGAATGTTCAACGTTTCGTTTTTTAAGGATATGAAAAATCCGATTTTGGTGTCCTCGGTTGACGGGGTCGGCACAAAACTCAAAATCGCTGTCGAAACAAACACGCACAACACAATCGGCTACGACATAGTAAACCACTGCATAGACGATATTTTGGTGATGGGCGCTCGTCCGCTTATGTTTTTGGACTACATCGGAACAGGCATTTTGTCGCCCGATACCACCGAAAAAATTGTAGAAGGACTTGCCGCGGCGTGTCGCGAGAGCGGAATTGCGCTTATCGGCGGCGAAACTGCCGAAATGCCGGGAATGTACCAAAAAGGCGACTATGACATCGCAGGAACAATTATCGGCGTGGTCGATGAAGAAAAAGTGATTGACGGCTCCAAAATAAAAAGCGGCGACGTTGTTATCGGCTTGCGTTCAAGCGGACTGCACACAAACGGCTATTCTTTGGCGCGAAAAATTGTAGAAGAGCGCGCAGGCAAGAAATACAGCGACATATTTGAAGCGGAAAACAAAACTTTCGGCGAGGTTCTGCTTGCGCCGCACGTTGCATATACTCCGCTTTTTTCGGCGATTGATAAAGGATATATTAAAGGAATTGCACACCTTACAGGCGGCGGTTTTCAAAACAATATCGACCGAATTTTACCGAGCGACTGCAACGCAAAAATCGACATAAAATCTTGGATGCCTCAACCGATTTTCAAGTTTTTGACAGAGCAGGGAAATATGGAGCGCGACGAAGCGTACCGCACTTTCAATATGGGAATCGGAATGACTGTTGTTGTTTCACAAGAAGACGAAGCGCGTCTGCTTAACGAGCAAGAAATTCAGCAGTTTAACCCCGTGAAAATCGGCGAAATTGTCGGCGGAAACGGTATTGTTGAATTGGTAGGGGATATGTAA
- the flgG gene encoding flagellar basal-body rod protein FlgG yields the protein MVRSLHTGATGMKAQQLMIDTITNNLSNVNTNAYKRQRLHFKDLMYQTLREPGVYNPEGGMAPAGIEVGMGVRVSSIQRVFAQGSLIESRGGFDMAIAGEGFFQIELPNGEISYSRDGHFLRDSTGTLVTADGYRLFPEIIIPEGFDSIEVSLSGFVVAHKSGMGTVSGQPEEMELGQIELATFINPGGLRSLGSNLFAESSASGAPLISIPGEDNTGQIRHRMLEASNVEIVDEMVGMIQTQRAYEIVSRSISVSEEMLQTATNLKR from the coding sequence ATGGTACGTTCATTACACACAGGCGCAACAGGGATGAAAGCGCAACAGTTGATGATTGATACGATTACAAACAATTTGTCAAACGTAAACACCAACGCATACAAAAGACAGAGACTTCATTTTAAGGATTTGATGTATCAGACGCTTCGCGAGCCGGGCGTTTATAATCCCGAGGGCGGAATGGCTCCTGCGGGAATTGAGGTCGGTATGGGCGTTCGGGTATCTTCAATACAGAGAGTATTTGCGCAGGGCTCGCTCATAGAAAGCAGAGGCGGTTTCGATATGGCTATTGCGGGCGAGGGCTTTTTTCAAATAGAACTTCCAAACGGCGAAATCTCATATTCCAGAGACGGGCACTTTTTGCGCGACTCCACGGGAACGCTTGTGACCGCCGACGGTTATCGTCTTTTTCCCGAAATCATAATTCCCGAGGGCTTCGACAGTATCGAAGTTTCGCTCAGCGGTTTTGTTGTCGCACACAAAAGCGGAATGGGAACAGTTTCGGGACAACCCGAAGAAATGGAATTGGGACAAATCGAACTTGCGACTTTCATAAATCCGGGTGGTTTGCGTTCGCTCGGAAGCAACTTGTTTGCGGAAAGTTCGGCTTCGGGCGCACCGCTTATTTCAATTCCGGGAGAAGACAACACAGGACAAATCCGCCACAGAATGCTTGAAGCGTCAAACGTCGAAATCGTGGACGAAATGGTCGGAATGATTCAAACGCAAAGAGCGTACGAAATAGTATCGCGCTCAATAAGCGTGTCGGAAGAAATGTTGCAAACCGCCACCAATCTTAAAAGGTAA